In Psychrobacter ciconiae, the following are encoded in one genomic region:
- a CDS encoding IS3 family transposase (programmed frameshift) has translation MKKSRFSDNQIVNILKQAEQGVAITDICREHNISPSTFYSWRSKYGGMDASLMARLKALEVENARLKKMYADECLKSDILQDAMNKKVVAPQRRRALACHYIEDRGISIRRACLIFNISVTCYYHNSVATDENQQIADLLIKLTAENKNWGFGLCFLTLRNVMGLPYNHKRVYRIYCELELNLRIKPKRRIKRAKPGVLMVPEGVNQSWSMDFMHDALTDGRGFRLFNVIDDYNREALTIEVDFSLPTARVIRSLNQLIECRGKPVQIRCDNGPEYISHALKDWAKQQDIFLSYIEPGKPQQNAYVERYNKTVRYDWLNQELFTSLDEVRQQAEDWLYHYNNERPNMGNGGFTPIQKLNQAA, from the exons ATGAAGAAGTCACGCTTTAGCGACAACCAAATCGTCAATATCTTAAAACAAGCTGAGCAAGGTGTTGCTATTACCGATATTTGCCGTGAGCACAACATCAGCCCAAGCACCTTTTACAGCTGGCGTTCGAAATATGGCGGCATGGATGCTTCATTAATGGCACGATTAAAAGCGCTTGAAGTAGAAAACGCCCGTCTTAAAAAGATGTATGCTGATGAATGTCTTAAATCTGACATTCTACAGGACGCCATGA ACAAAAAAGTGGTAGCGCCCCAAAGGCGCCGCGCTTTAGCGTGTCATTACATTGAAGATCGCGGTATTAGCATTCGCCGTGCTTGCCTGATCTTTAATATCAGCGTGACCTGCTACTATCACAACTCAGTAGCAACGGATGAGAATCAGCAAATCGCAGACTTACTGATCAAACTGACGGCTGAGAATAAGAACTGGGGCTTTGGTTTATGCTTTTTAACCCTTCGCAATGTCATGGGACTGCCGTACAATCATAAGCGGGTGTATCGCATTTACTGTGAGCTTGAATTAAACCTTCGGATCAAACCCAAGCGGCGAATCAAACGGGCTAAACCTGGCGTTTTGATGGTTCCTGAAGGTGTTAATCAAAGCTGGAGCATGGATTTTATGCATGATGCCTTAACGGACGGCCGCGGCTTTAGATTGTTTAACGTCATTGATGACTATAACCGTGAAGCCTTAACGATTGAGGTGGACTTTTCCTTGCCTACAGCTCGGGTAATTCGCAGTCTCAATCAATTAATTGAATGCCGGGGCAAGCCTGTACAAATTAGGTGTGATAACGGTCCTGAATATATCAGTCATGCGCTTAAAGACTGGGCGAAGCAGCAAGATATATTCTTAAGCTATATTGAACCTGGCAAGCCGCAGCAAAATGCTTATGTTGAGCGCTATAATAAAACGGTACGTTATGACTGGCTGAACCAAGAGCTGTTTACCAGCTTAGATGAAGTCCGTCAGCAAGCAGAAGATTGGCTATATCACTACAATAACGAGCGCCCAAACATGGGCAATGGCGGATTTACGCCGATACAAAAACTAAATCAGGCAGCTTAA
- a CDS encoding AAA family ATPase, which translates to MRITQISLTNFRSFKETQVFDLSPVTLMFGPNSAGKSSIFSALFYVQQILEKGQCNPMYLDALGKKYVGGFKNLVYKRNLESTIKIKIKYEFDHQAEGTSYAYLYNLIESELDIKLDSPAKQTVSISTEFEIAWCKNKKDAYVKTYVVEFEDEEIAIIESDNSKSTITWLNYIHNLMLPKNHDQWLNDMSTKGLLHNYNLLGVHGIDVYETPRNKRLIEIASNVFRLLPEYSKIDHNLPMMEIMLGLTEQERNKSIISGEMTFVSAIHQLINTAHFNNTEPWDVTAIGIQKIHGYKFPHFPIELIESSDALPPLGRKLLSSLFIKDVKNKEIVSELLSDILVAPLDNLLAILKKSISIGPIRKIIDANYQPLPYIEQKDWFDGSAAWSYLEKADLDTLKKIHTWMSDENKLNLGYGIALKEVQSITKTFDINKADSKTNEDNKLEVKVHDESDFIDSKKGKTYRYSIIDKFNKIPVTPSEVGTGVSQLMPLIIAAVSQQGGIVACEQPELHLHPRIQVAIADLLTQNIDNVNYLVETHSEHLILRLLKRIRQHTDNELPEGLDFIKKNDVAIIYLEPTENGVIANKIGITEDGEFTDNWPHGFFSERRQELI; encoded by the coding sequence ATGAGAATAACCCAGATATCATTAACAAATTTTCGATCTTTTAAAGAGACACAAGTTTTTGATTTATCTCCTGTGACACTAATGTTTGGTCCAAACAGTGCTGGTAAAAGTAGTATTTTCTCAGCTCTATTTTACGTACAGCAGATTTTGGAAAAAGGACAGTGCAACCCTATGTACTTAGATGCCTTGGGAAAGAAGTATGTAGGTGGTTTTAAAAATCTGGTTTATAAGAGAAACTTAGAATCGACGATAAAAATAAAAATAAAATATGAGTTTGACCATCAAGCTGAAGGTACTAGTTATGCTTATTTATATAATTTAATTGAGTCAGAGCTCGACATAAAGTTAGATAGCCCAGCTAAACAAACCGTGTCAATTTCCACTGAGTTTGAAATAGCCTGGTGCAAAAATAAAAAAGATGCGTATGTAAAAACATATGTCGTTGAGTTTGAAGATGAAGAGATTGCTATAATTGAGAGTGATAATAGTAAATCTACTATTACTTGGCTCAACTACATCCATAACTTGATGCTACCTAAGAATCATGACCAATGGCTCAATGATATGAGCACTAAAGGTCTACTGCATAACTACAATCTATTAGGCGTACATGGTATCGATGTGTATGAAACACCTCGTAATAAACGTCTTATTGAAATTGCTTCTAATGTTTTTAGGTTGCTTCCAGAATACTCTAAGATTGATCACAACTTACCAATGATGGAAATCATGTTAGGACTTACCGAACAAGAAAGAAACAAAAGTATTATTTCAGGGGAAATGACTTTTGTCTCTGCTATTCATCAACTTATTAATACTGCACACTTTAACAATACTGAACCTTGGGATGTGACAGCTATAGGTATTCAGAAGATACATGGCTATAAATTTCCTCACTTTCCAATAGAGCTTATAGAGAGTAGCGACGCTCTACCACCATTAGGTCGTAAGTTACTAAGTTCTTTATTTATTAAGGACGTGAAAAATAAAGAGATAGTCTCTGAATTATTAAGCGATATATTAGTAGCACCTTTAGATAACTTGCTCGCAATTCTTAAAAAGAGCATCTCCATTGGTCCTATTCGTAAGATTATTGATGCCAACTATCAGCCATTGCCTTATATCGAGCAAAAGGACTGGTTCGATGGCTCGGCTGCTTGGAGCTACCTAGAAAAAGCTGATCTAGATACGCTTAAAAAGATTCATACCTGGATGAGTGATGAGAATAAGTTAAATCTTGGCTATGGTATTGCACTTAAAGAAGTTCAATCTATTACTAAGACTTTTGATATTAATAAAGCCGATAGCAAGACTAATGAAGATAACAAGCTAGAAGTTAAGGTCCACGATGAGTCTGACTTTATTGACTCCAAAAAAGGAAAAACCTATCGATACAGTATAATAGATAAGTTTAATAAAATACCTGTAACACCAAGCGAGGTCGGTACAGGCGTTTCTCAACTTATGCCACTTATCATAGCTGCTGTTTCCCAACAGGGCGGTATCGTTGCTTGTGAACAACCTGAGTTGCATCTACATCCTAGAATTCAGGTCGCTATTGCTGACTTACTGACTCAAAACATTGATAACGTGAACTATTTGGTTGAGACTCACAGCGAGCATTTGATCTTAAGACTCTTGAAGCGTATTAGACAGCATACCGATAATGAGCTGCCTGAAGGCTTGGACTTCATTAAGAAAAATGATGTGGCTATTATTTATCTTGAACCTACAGAGAACGGGGTTATTGCAAATAAGATAGGAATCACTGAGGATGGCGAGTTTACAGATAACTGGCCGCATGGTTTCTTCTCTGAACGTCGCCAGGAGTTGATTTAG
- a CDS encoding AAA family ATPase: MKITQISLTNFRSFKDTQVIDLAPVTLIFGPNSAGKSSIFSALFYIQQILDKKQCDPMYIDALNKKYVGGFKNLVHKRDLDSVIKIKIKYELGTEPGRSYTYLYPLIEKDLDIKLESPVKKALSISTEFEIAWSKINNKAYVKSYTVEFDDSKIATIESEYGSKASITFLNYIHPLLLPANHEDWLAITEKKNDPVHAYNRLVIYGQDVKAEGEKEANEALMRWIDFDDLDNNDVSKTISLSINRDKESGHISINSDNESERIILLNALATLYDNVEKEEFNKYLTGEKPIKITVSKTQVHDGCYASKLHELIHSYDWDKDQYITVQDIHEYNFLHNPISVYDTEDALPPLGRKLFNSLDLDDVKKSEIVSELLSDVLVAPLDNLLAILKKSISIGPIRKIIDANYQPLPYIEQKDWFDGSAAWSYLEKADLDTLKKIHTWMSDENKLNLGYGIALKEVQSITKTFDINKADSKTNEDNKLEVKVHDESDFIDSKKGKTYRYSIIDKFNKIPVTPSEVGTGVSQLMPLIIAAVSQQGGIVACEQPELHLHPRIQVAIADLLTQNIDNVNYLVETHSEHLILRLLKRIRQHTDNELPEGLDFIKKNDVAIIYLEPTENGVIANKIGITEDGEFTDNWPHGFFSERRQELM, translated from the coding sequence ATGAAAATTACTCAGATATCTTTAACTAACTTTAGGTCATTTAAAGATACCCAAGTCATAGACTTGGCACCAGTTACATTAATATTCGGACCAAATAGCGCGGGTAAAAGCAGCATTTTTTCTGCACTATTTTATATCCAGCAAATTCTGGATAAGAAACAATGTGACCCTATGTATATAGATGCTTTAAACAAGAAGTATGTAGGGGGTTTTAAAAACCTAGTTCATAAAAGAGATTTAGACTCAGTAATAAAAATAAAAATTAAGTATGAGCTTGGAACTGAACCAGGTCGAAGCTATACCTACTTATATCCTTTGATTGAGAAAGATCTCGATATCAAGCTTGAGAGTCCAGTTAAGAAAGCTCTTTCTATCTCGACTGAGTTTGAAATCGCTTGGTCAAAAATTAATAATAAAGCGTATGTCAAGTCGTATACTGTCGAGTTTGATGATTCTAAAATAGCTACTATTGAATCAGAATATGGCTCAAAAGCATCAATTACTTTTTTAAATTACATTCATCCATTACTACTTCCAGCTAACCATGAAGACTGGCTTGCGATCACAGAGAAGAAAAACGATCCAGTCCATGCTTACAATAGATTAGTGATTTATGGTCAAGATGTAAAAGCTGAAGGTGAGAAGGAAGCTAATGAAGCTCTAATGAGATGGATTGACTTTGATGATTTAGATAATAACGATGTATCTAAAACTATAAGCCTATCTATTAATCGGGATAAGGAATCTGGGCACATTTCCATTAATTCGGATAATGAATCTGAGCGTATTATTTTATTAAATGCTCTAGCTACATTATACGATAACGTAGAAAAAGAAGAGTTCAATAAATATCTCACAGGCGAGAAGCCCATCAAAATAACCGTATCTAAAACTCAAGTTCACGATGGTTGTTATGCTTCTAAGTTACATGAACTTATACACTCTTATGATTGGGATAAAGATCAATATATTACAGTACAAGATATACATGAATATAACTTCCTTCACAATCCAATAAGTGTTTATGATACGGAAGATGCGCTTCCTCCTTTAGGTAGAAAGCTGTTTAACTCACTGGATTTAGATGATGTTAAAAAAAGTGAAATAGTCTCAGAGTTACTAAGTGACGTATTAGTAGCACCTTTAGACAACTTACTCGCAATTCTTAAAAAGAGCATCTCCATTGGTCCTATTCGTAAGATTATTGATGCCAACTATCAGCCATTGCCTTATATCGAGCAAAAGGACTGGTTCGATGGCTCGGCTGCTTGGAGCTACCTAGAAAAAGCTGATCTAGATACGCTTAAAAAGATTCATACCTGGATGAGTGATGAGAATAAGTTAAATCTTGGCTATGGTATTGCACTTAAAGAAGTTCAATCTATTACTAAGACTTTTGATATTAATAAAGCCGATAGCAAGACTAATGAAGATAACAAGCTAGAAGTTAAGGTCCACGATGAGTCTGACTTTATTGACTCCAAAAAAGGAAAAACCTATCGATACAGTATAATAGATAAGTTTAATAAAATACCTGTAACACCAAGCGAGGTCGGTACAGGCGTTTCTCAACTTATGCCACTTATCATAGCTGCTGTTTCCCAACAGGGCGGTATCGTTGCTTGTGAACAACCTGAGTTGCATCTACATCCTAGAATTCAGGTCGCTATTGCTGACTTACTGACTCAAAACATTGATAACGTGAACTATTTGGTTGAGACTCACAGCGAGCATTTGATCTTAAGACTCTTGAAGCGTATTAGACAGCATACCGATAATGAGCTGCCTGAAGGCTTGGACTTCATTAAGAAAAATGATGTGGCTATTATTTATCTTGAACCTACAGAGAACGGGGTTATTGCAAATAAGATAGGAATCACTGAGGATGGCGAGTTTACAGATAACTGGCCGCATGGTTTCTTCTCTGAACGTCGCCAGGAGTTGATGTAA